One Nicotiana sylvestris chromosome 12, ASM39365v2, whole genome shotgun sequence genomic window carries:
- the LOC138882812 gene encoding uncharacterized protein, whose translation MEDIFKIKQGDSELLREFMDRFQLERITLPRVPDNWAAIAFTSNLNEKSSEAMRRLKESLREFPTTTWNDVYNSDKGKQAYMKNRQEPPKPPSPKRTVNVISGGEDVNGISYTTANKISRVTITQGKWVRHVLEEDSITFTDADADGVLTPHNDALVISLIVHDTNVKRVLVDPGSSVNIIFLRVLREMQAEDRVIPKAHTLSGFDNSSVVTKGEVILTTFAEGVIKDTKFQVVDMEMDYNMILGRPWIHEIDVVPLTLHQVIKFPSPWGICQIRGDQHISRAINSVANTSMRSEGVDSRPDTIQEPEENENIKTTIEKLEPVVLFVQCPDKKVYVGANLDQGIKGIPPEVITHKLNEDPSYPPVKQKKRKQGAFKNQECQHALRNLKTYLSNPPLLAKPKAGEKLLIYLAVSEVEVFNGANPGTWTLFTDGSSDIKGADLGVVLVPPTGETIQQAIKCHSITNNEAEYEAMIAGLELARELDINQNIIKSDSQLVVNQMLGTYTSREARMQQYLEKVRELIKQFQNWKVRQIPRDENLKVDALANLASAADVANDANASVIHLFHSVLDPDVNEILQSTKAANAGKLSPTWEGPYRVRDVAGKGAYELETMDGRVLPSHWNVVHLKRYYF comes from the exons atggaggatatttttaaaatcaagcaaggggactctgAACTGCTTAGAGAATTCATGGAcagatttcaacttgaaagaaTAACATTGCCACGCGTACCTGACAACTGGGCAGCgatagctttcacaagtaatttgaatgaaaagagTTCGGAAGCTATGAGGAGACTtaaggaaagccttcgagaattcccaactacaacgtggaatgatgtttataatag tgaTAAAGGCAAGCAggcttacatgaagaacaggcaggagcctccaaaaccaccttctcccaaaagaactgttaacgttataagtgggggtgaagacgtcAATGGTATATCATATACTACAGCTAACAAAATTTCCAGAGTAACAATTACCCAAGGAAAATGGGTGCGGcatgttttagaggaagacaGTATTACATTCActgatgcagatgcagatggcgtattaacccctcataacgatgcactggtaatatctttaattgtacatgatactaatgtgaaacgagttttggttgatccaggtagttccgtcaACATTATTTTtctaagagtattacgtgagatgcaagctgaagatagagtaataccaaaggcgcatactctatctggatttgataattccagtGTTGTCACGAAAGGAGAGGTAATACTTACCACATTTGCTGAAGGGGtcatcaaagatacaaagttccaggtagtagacatggagatggattacaacatgattcttgggAGACCCTGGATCCACGAAATAGATGTTGTTCCTTtgaccttgcatcaagttattaaatttccatcaccatggggaatctgtcaaattcgtggagatcaacaTATATCCAGGGCTATCAACTCCGTTGCAAATACAAGCATGAGAAGTGAAG gtgtagactcaaggcctgataccattcaagaaccagaagagaatgaaaatatcaaaacaacgatagagAAATTAGAGCCTGTCGTGTTATTTGTTCAATGtcctgataaaaaagtctatgtagGAGCCAATCTTGACCAAGGAAtaaaag gaataccaccagaGGTGAtaactcataaactaaatgaagatccatcatacccccctgtgaagcaaaagaaaagaaagcaaggagctttcaagaatcag GAATGTCAACACgcacttaggaatttgaaaacgtacttatcaaatccacctttgctggcaaaaccaaaggctggggaaaaacTACTCATTTACCTTGCTGTTTCAGAAGTGGAG gtgttcaatggagctaatccaggaacttggactttattcactgatggctcgTCTGACATAAAAGGAGCGGATTTAGGGGTCGTATTGGTACCACCTACAGGTGAAACTATTCAGCAAGCTATCAAATGtcattccataactaacaatgaggcagaatatgaggctatgattgcaggtttagaactggcacgagaaCTTGACATAAATCAGaatataatcaagagtgattcacaactcgtagttaatcagatgctggggacttatacatccagggaagcaaggatgcagcagtacttggaaaaggtacgggaattgataaaacaatttcaaaattggAAAGTTAGGCAAATACCCAGGGACGAAAATCTTAAAGtagacgccctagctaatctcgcatctgcagccgACGTGGCAAATGATGCAAATGCCTCagtgatacatttatttcattcagttcttgatcctgatgtgaatgag ATTTTGCAATCTACAAAAGCAGCTAACGCaggaaaattaagtccaacatgggaaggaccctacagagttcgtgatgttgcaggaaaaggtgcatatgaactggaaacaatggatggcagggtactaccttcacattggaatgttgttcatttgaagagatactatttctaa